Proteins from a genomic interval of Candidatus Yanofskybacteria bacterium:
- the fusA gene encoding elongation factor G, whose product MADFLIEKIRNIGIIAHIDAGKTTVTERVLFYTGVSHKIGEVHEGETVTDWMEQERERGITITAAAVTCYWVPTGMTKNKDTEHRINIIDTPGHIDFTVEVKRSLRVLDGAVVVFDGVAGVEPQSETNWRYADEYGVPRICFINKLDRLGASFDRSYRSILERLTPNAVRVQIPDGEEDQFQGVVNLLDMKYFRFEGEHGERVVEAEIPSEDLRKRAELLRAELIEKIVEHDDETMSEYLEGKEITTERLKKILRKATIENKLVPVFAGSALRDKGVQFVLDGVVDYLPSPVDKPPVKGIDPKTSSELSREPSDAAPFSALAFKVATDPYVGQLTFFRVYSGVLIAGSYVLNSSTGQQERIGRILRMRANDREEIKEVFTGGIAATVGLKATKTGDTLCDQNNSIILEKIVFPEPVISLRIEPKTKADQEKMSLALKKLSDEDPTFRIKTDEETAETIISGMGELHLDIIVDRMKREFSVGANVGRPQVAYKETIRETAQAEGKYIRQSGGRGQYGHVWLRVEPQERGGGFEFVDAIRSGVIPQEFIPAVEKGVHEALDKGVIAGYPLVDLKVTLYDGTYHEVDSSEIAFKIAAVMGLQEATRRAKPVLLEPIMKVEVIVPDKFLGEATGDLNSRRGRIEQMSDRSPLNLKVIDAKVPLSEMFGYATTIRSLSEGRGTYTMEFDHYEEVPNNIAEQIKEGKK is encoded by the coding sequence ATGGCAGATTTTTTAATAGAAAAAATTAGAAACATTGGAATAATAGCTCACATTGACGCCGGCAAAACTACTGTTACCGAGCGCGTTTTGTTTTACACCGGCGTATCTCACAAAATCGGAGAGGTACACGAGGGCGAAACCGTAACCGATTGGATGGAACAAGAGCGTGAGCGCGGTATTACCATTACCGCCGCCGCGGTTACTTGCTATTGGGTGCCGACCGGTATGACCAAAAACAAAGACACCGAGCATCGTATTAATATTATAGATACGCCGGGCCATATAGATTTTACGGTTGAGGTAAAGCGATCATTGCGCGTTCTTGACGGTGCAGTTGTCGTTTTTGACGGCGTTGCCGGCGTAGAACCGCAATCGGAAACAAATTGGCGTTATGCCGATGAATACGGCGTGCCAAGAATTTGTTTTATAAATAAGCTGGATCGTCTTGGTGCATCTTTCGACCGTTCCTATAGATCAATTCTTGAGCGTCTAACGCCTAATGCTGTTCGTGTGCAGATTCCCGACGGTGAAGAGGATCAATTCCAGGGTGTCGTTAATCTTCTTGATATGAAGTATTTCAGATTTGAGGGTGAGCACGGAGAGCGTGTCGTTGAGGCTGAAATACCATCTGAAGACCTGCGCAAGCGAGCAGAATTATTGAGAGCCGAGTTAATTGAGAAAATTGTTGAACATGACGATGAGACAATGTCTGAATATCTTGAAGGCAAAGAAATTACAACCGAACGACTTAAGAAGATTTTGCGTAAGGCAACAATTGAAAATAAGCTAGTGCCCGTTTTTGCTGGTTCGGCTTTGCGTGATAAGGGCGTGCAGTTTGTTTTGGATGGTGTCGTGGATTATCTGCCTTCACCCGTAGACAAACCGCCAGTCAAAGGAATTGATCCCAAAACTAGCAGCGAGCTTAGCCGTGAACCAAGTGATGCTGCTCCGTTCTCTGCGCTAGCCTTCAAGGTTGCTACTGATCCATATGTTGGTCAACTAACATTTTTTAGAGTCTATTCAGGCGTGCTTATTGCTGGTTCCTATGTTCTAAATAGTTCTACTGGTCAACAAGAAAGAATTGGAAGAATCCTTCGTATGCGTGCCAATGACCGTGAGGAAATAAAAGAAGTTTTTACAGGAGGAATTGCGGCTACGGTGGGACTCAAGGCGACCAAAACCGGAGATACGCTTTGCGATCAGAACAATTCTATTATTCTTGAAAAAATAGTTTTTCCGGAGCCGGTTATTTCTTTGCGTATAGAGCCCAAAACAAAAGCAGACCAGGAAAAAATGAGTTTGGCACTCAAGAAGCTTTCGGACGAGGATCCGACATTTAGGATAAAGACAGACGAGGAGACAGCTGAAACAATAATTTCTGGCATGGGCGAATTACATTTGGATATTATTGTTGATCGTATGAAACGGGAGTTTAGTGTTGGTGCCAATGTGGGCCGCCCCCAGGTTGCTTATAAAGAAACAATCAGGGAAACAGCCCAAGCAGAGGGTAAATATATCAGACAGTCGGGCGGACGTGGTCAATACGGTCATGTTTGGTTGCGAGTTGAACCGCAGGAGCGTGGCGGTGGTTTTGAATTTGTTGATGCGATCAGAAGTGGTGTTATCCCGCAGGAATTTATCCCTGCCGTTGAGAAGGGTGTTCATGAAGCGTTGGATAAGGGCGTGATAGCCGGTTATCCTTTGGTTGATTTAAAAGTTACTTTATATGACGGCACCTACCATGAAGTGGATTCTTCAGAAATTGCCTTTAAGATTGCCGCAGTCATGGGATTGCAGGAAGCCACAAGACGCGCCAAACCAGTATTGCTAGAACCGATTATGAAAGTTGAAGTCATTGTGCCAGACAAATTCTTGGGTGAGGCCACAGGCGATCTTAACTCACGCCGAGGCAGAATTGAACAGATGTCCGACCGTTCACCGCTCAACCTCAAGGTGATTGATGCCAAGGTTCCTCTCTCGGAAATGTTTGGTTATGCCACCACAATCCGCTCTCTTAGCGAAGGCAGGGGGACTTACACGATGGAGTTTGACCATTATGAAGAAGTCCCGAATAATATCGCCGAGCAAATTAAAGAAGGCAAAAAATAG
- the rpsT gene encoding 30S ribosomal protein S20 produces the protein MPITKSAQKALRQSKRRKLQNSRRKTKFRSLVKEFRQTVAAKDFDKAKQILPAVYKALDKAAKTNAIKKNRASRLKSRLTKSLSQNKKTPS, from the coding sequence ATGCCAATAACTAAGTCGGCCCAAAAGGCCCTAAGGCAATCAAAAAGAAGAAAACTTCAGAACTCCAGGCGGAAAACAAAATTCCGCTCTTTGGTTAAGGAATTCAGACAGACTGTCGCAGCAAAGGATTTTGATAAGGCAAAACAGATATTGCCGGCAGTTTACAAGGCGCTAGACAAGGCTGCCAAAACAAATGCCATTAAAAAAAATAGGGCCAGTCGATTGAAATCCAGGCTAACAAAATCATTAAGCCAAAATAAAAAAACTCCGAGCTAA